The proteins below are encoded in one region of Pithys albifrons albifrons isolate INPA30051 chromosome 25, PitAlb_v1, whole genome shotgun sequence:
- the SOST gene encoding sclerostin gives MQISWAVCAVCVLTQIAFQSVEGWQVFKNDATEIIPEITENTETPMEQTFSNNNTMNQAKHGGRHIQQAPDPNDASDFSCREMRTTRYVTEGPCRSVKPVKELVCSGQCVPSHLLPNSIGRGKWWRQNALDYRCIPAHTRTLRIQMACPEEEARTYKFRAVTSCKCKRYTRYHNQSELKDFGKETVRPQKNKKPHLSRARSSKSNQHELENAY, from the exons ATGCAGATCTCTTGGGCTGTGTGCGCTGTCTGTGTCTTGACACAAATTGCATTTCAATCTGTGGAAGGGTGGCAGGTGTTTAAAAATGATGCTACAGAAATCATTcctgaaattactgaaaatacagaaacaccGATGGAACAGACTTTCAGCAACAACAATACAATGAATCAGGCAAAACATGGAGGAAGACACATACAACAAGCTCCAGACCCTAACG ATGCTTCTGACTTCAGCTGCAGGGAGATGCGAACCACCCGCTATGTCACAGAGGGGCCCTGCCGCAGTGTCAAGCCTGTCAAGGAGCTGGTCTGCTCTGGCCAGTGTGTCCCCTCGCACCTCCTTCCCAACTCCATTGGCAGAGGGAAGTGGTGGCGTCAGAATGCCCTGGATTATCGCTGCATTCCCGCTCACACTCGCACACTCCGCATCCAGATGGCTTGTCCTGAGGAAGAAGCTCGGACTTACAAATTCCGAGCTGTCACATCCTGCAAATGCAAGCGCTACACTCGCTACCACAACCAGTCGGAGCTGAAGGACTTTGGGAAGGAAACCGTCAGGCCTCAGAAGAACAAGAAGCCCCATCTctccagagccaggagcagcaaaTCTAACCAGCATGAGTTAGAAAATGCTTATTAG